In Pleomorphomonas sp. T1.2MG-36, the genomic stretch AACGGTGGTGCTGACGGTCGACGCCAGCGACGATCTTCTCGACCACCTCGTTGCGACGATTGCCCCGGACGCCATCCAGTTGCACGGGCACGAAACGCCGGCGCGCGTCGCCGACGTGCGGCAGCGCCTCGGGCGAACGGTGATCAAGGCTCTGGGGATCGGAACCGCCGAGGATGCGGCAGCCGCTCACGTTTATGCCGGAACCGCCGACCTTCTGCTCTACGACGCCAAGCCTCCGAAGGACGCGACCCGGCCCGGCGGCCTGGGCGTCACGTTCGACTGGTCGCTACTGGCGGGGGCGCCTATGCCCTTCTTGCTTTCCGGCGGGCTTGATCCTACCAACGTTGATGATGCGGTGCGGAGGGTGCACCCCTCCGGCGTCGATGTTTCGTCGGGCGTCGAGAGCGCACCGGGCCAGAAAAACGAGGCTCGCATCCGCGCCTTTGTGGCAGCGGCACGCGCAGCGAATGAAGAGGGGCAACGATGAGTGAGGCGACGCCGCTGAATTCCTACCGGACCGGCC encodes the following:
- a CDS encoding phosphoribosylanthranilate isomerase, which gives rise to MSPFLVKICGLSTPESLEWALSAGADLVGFVHFPKSPRHVSAEVAAALARQVAGRAKTVVLTVDASDDLLDHLVATIAPDAIQLHGHETPARVADVRQRLGRTVIKALGIGTAEDAAAAHVYAGTADLLLYDAKPPKDATRPGGLGVTFDWSLLAGAPMPFLLSGGLDPTNVDDAVRRVHPSGVDVSSGVESAPGQKNEARIRAFVAAARAANEEGQR